Proteins encoded together in one Monomorium pharaonis isolate MP-MQ-018 chromosome 8, ASM1337386v2, whole genome shotgun sequence window:
- the LOC105837170 gene encoding venom acid phosphatase Acph-1: MVLRHIFNNYLLIAIISLNAILIAAVPSELKLINVVFRHGDRTPDNNGREMFPNDPYINYSFYPTGLGQLTIEGKKHEYRLGKFLRSRYNDFLGGLYTPNLAVARSSDFERTKVSLQLVLASLFPPKNVQRWNPILNWQPIPTSYTPRIDDNIILADECPQFLEEYDRILSSPKGQATIVQFKELMGNLTKLTGKKIKTVEDLYYLYQTFAAESSLGLPLPEWAYDYFPYGSLFDGIVASYNLSNFTPLIRRLYAGPMIRAMTDNMIATQNPTAASKTKIYLYSGHETNIAGMLHAFGVYKPHVPEYSSAVILELQQIGQEYYVKLVYYQGIPPTVKELKIPGCDVLCPFDKYLDLIENLIPSDEEMICDKRQTPSYAGVEYPIGLQNILANLIKRSPIEKSAQPRVSY; encoded by the exons ATGGTGTTGcgtcacatttttaataattatctattaattGCTATTATCAGTCTGAATGCAATTTTGATCGCAGCTGTGCCTTCTGagcttaaattaattaatgtg gTGTTCAGACATGGCGATCGGACACCGGATAACAACGGTCGCGAAATGTTCCCGAATGATccgtatataaattattccttCTATCCGACAGGCCTCGGACAATTGACCATA GAGGGTAAAAAACACGAATATAGATTGGGAAAATTTTTACGCTCCAGATACAATGACTTTCTCGGTGGTTTATACACGCCAAATCTTGCTGTAGCTCGTAGCTCAGATTTCGAAAGGACAAAAGTATCTCTGCAACTTGTTCTCGCTAGCTTGTTCCCGCCGAAAAATGTACAACGATGGAATCCCATTTTAAATTGGCAACCAATTCCAACGTCATATACACCACGTATTGatgacaatattattttagccGATGAGTGTCCGCA GTTCCTCGAAGAATACGATCGAATACTGAGCTCACCCAAAGGGCAAGCAACGATCGTCCAATTCAAGGAACTGATGGGTAACCTGACAAAATTGACTGGTAAAAAGATAAAGACAGTAGAGGATCTTTACTATCTCTATCAGACTTTTGCAGCTGAGTCTTCCTTGGGATTGCCTCTTCCCGAATGGGCGTACGACTATTTTCCTTATGGATCATTGTTCGATGGAATTGTGGCCTCATACAATCTTAGTAACTTCACTCCTTTAATAAGGAGGCTGTATGCCG GCCCGATGATCCGTGCAATGACGGACAACATGATAGCTACACAAAATCCAACCGCTGCGTCGaaaacaaagatttatttatatagtggTCACGAAACCAACATCGCGGGTATGTTGCATGCGTTTGGCGTGTACAAGCCTCATGTACCTGAGTATTCAAGCGCTGTTATCCTAGAGCTGCAGCAAATCGGTCAGGAATACTACGTAAAG CTCGTGTATTATCAAGGCATTCCACCGACCGTCAAAGAGCTCAAAATCCCAGGTTGTGACGTACTGTGTCCCTTCGACAAGTATCTGGACCTAATTGAGAACTTGATCCCGTCCGACGAGGAGATGATTTGCGACAAGAGGCAGACTCCGAGTTACGCCGGTGTGGAGTATCCTATCGGCTTGCAGAATATCCTGGCGAACCTAATTAAGAGATCGCCAATCGAGAAGAGTGCTCAGCCACGCGTGTCTTACTAA